A genomic region of Mus musculus strain C57BL/6J chromosome 7, GRCm38.p6 C57BL/6J contains the following coding sequences:
- the Crtc3 gene encoding CREB-regulated transcription coactivator 3 isoform X2, which yields MSVGNSVGNLPAAMTHLGIRTSSGLQSSRSNPSIQATLSKMALSSSLKCHPQPSVANASALHPSLRLFSLSNPSLSTTNLSGPSRRRQPPVSPLTLSPGPEAHQGFSRQLSATSPLNPYPASQMVTSEQSPLSFLPTDAQAQVSPPPPYPTPQELPQPLLQQPHAQEPPTQQPQAAPSLPQSDFQLLTAQGSALTSFFPDVRFDQQPMRPSPAFPQQVPLVQQSHREPQDSFHLRPNPYSSCGSFPGTILTEDTNSNLFKGLSGGLSGMPEVSLDMDTPFPLEEELQIEPLSLDGLNMLSDSSMGLLDPSVEETFRADRL from the exons ATGAGTGTGGGGAACAGCGTGGGCAACCTTCCAGCTGCCATGACTCACCTGGGGATAAGAACCTCCTCTG GTCTCCAAAGTTCTCGAAGTAACCCTTCCATCCAAGCCACACTCAGTAAGATGGCACTCTCCTCGTCCCTCAAGTGCCACCCGCAGCCGTCTGTGGCCAACGCCTCTGCTCTGCACCCCTCCCTCCGGCTCTTCTCCCTTAGCAACCCGTCTCTTTCCACCACAAACCTGAGTGGCCCCTCTCGGCGCAGGCAGCCTCCAGTCAGCCCTCTCACGCTCTCTCCTGGCCCTGAAGCACATCAAGGCTTCAGCAGACAGCTCTCTGCGACCAGCCCACTGAACCCGTATCCTGCCTCCCAG ATGGTGACCTCAGAGCAGAGCCCACTTTCCTTCCTGCCCACAGACGCTCAAGCCCAAGTGTCCCCACCACCCCCTTACCCCACACCCCAGGAGCTGCCTCAGCCACTCCTACAGCAGCCCCATGCCCAGGAGCCCCCAACTCAGCAGCCCCAGGCAGCCCCCTCCCTGCCACAGTCAGACTTCCAGCTCCTCACTGCCCAG GGCTCAGCTTTGACCAGCTTCTTCCCGGATGTGCGCTTTGACCAACAGCCCATGAGGCCCAGCCCTGCCTTTCCTCAGCAG GTGCCTTTGGTACAGCAGAGCCACCGAGAACCACAGGACTCATTCCACTTGAGACCAAACCCATATTCCAGCTGTGGCAGCTTCCCAGGCACCATCCTGACAG AAGATACAAACAGCAACCTGTTCAAAGGCCTTAGCGGGGGGCTGTCGGGCATgccagaggtcagcctggacATGGACACCCCGTtccctctggaagaggagctgcAGATCGAACCCTTGAGCCTCGATGGACTCAACATGCTAAGTGACTCCAGCATGGGCCTGCTGGACCCCTCTGTGGAGGAGACGTTTCGAGCTGACCGGCTATGA